In the Helianthus annuus cultivar XRQ/B chromosome 11, HanXRQr2.0-SUNRISE, whole genome shotgun sequence genome, one interval contains:
- the LOC110895983 gene encoding uncharacterized protein LOC110895983, whose translation MSSLSGLAKLMHMKVINKWTDSSFDQLLEFLRVALALPKENKIPASHYEAKKKMSRYSSRKNKLHVHFRAVGGDKDVDRAKSCPPKNYDSRKWVDLIDILFTDPDYIRRSNANTENRKKQRYPSTYHGSQSYAQRRYIEEQKTGSPNYIAVFEKTHYKEGRGWANDICAADWGKIQDELARASRDVDDTSPVDELEVLKSALGHRYGHVRGVGRVVKNVTHEISSSYPLPRQQLEEMQQMRQEIQEMRQQQVQVQPFSNQAIMELLQQQQQQQHAFQMQQMEAQFQCRLNELKRKMRQVDEDDEEDD comes from the exons ATGTCTTCCCTAAGCGGCCTAGCAAAATTAATGCATATGAAAGTCATCAATAAATGGACAGATAGTTCATTTGACCAACTTTTAGAGTTTTTAAGAGTTGCATTGGCATTGCCAAAAGAAAATAAGATTCCAGCCTCACACTATGAAGCTAAGAAGAAGATGAGTCGCTACAGCAGTCGAAAGAATAAACTGCATGTTCATTTTCGGGCAGTTGGAGGTGATAAGGATGTTGATAGAGCAAAGAGTTGCCCACCAAAGAATTATGATTCGCGAAAGTGGGTTGACCTTATTGATATATTGTTCACGGATCCTGACTATATAAGACGAAGCAATGCAAATACAGAAAACAGAAAAAAGCAAAGATACCCTAGTACTTATCATGGTAGTCAATCTTATGCTCAAAGGCGATACATAGAG GAGCAAAAAACAGGAAGCCCAAACTATATTGCTGTTTTTGAGAAGACACATTACAAGGAAGGGCGGGGATGGGCAAACGATATTTGTGCAGCAGATTGG GGTAAAATTCAAGACGAGTTAGCTAGAGCGTCGAGAGATGTTGATGATACTTCACCAGTTGATGAACTCGAGGTGCTCAAAAGTGCCTTGGGTCATAGGTATGGGCACGTACGCGGTGTTGGTCGTGTTGTTAAAAATGTCACCCATGAAATATCGAGCTCATACCCCCTGCCACGACAACAATTGGAAGAAATGCAACAAATGCGACAAGAAATACAAGAAATGCGACAACAACAAGTGCAAGTGCAACCATTCTCAAACCAAGCAATAATGGAACtactacaacaacaacaacaacaacaacatgcGTTTCAAATGCAACAAATGGAAGCACAATTTCAATGCCGACTTAATGAATTGAAACGAAAAATGCGTCAAGTTGAcgaagatgatgaagaggatgattaG